The genomic segment CGTAATGAGCCATGATCGACACGACGGCATGATCGAAAACCATTTTGTTCCTGGCTCTTCGGATGATTTACGTGAAAAAAATCAATTCTATTTGCGTAACACGACAAAATACGAATTCTCAGAAGATTTCACTGCCCTATTTCGGGTTGACTACAGCAAAAAAGATGCAAACTCAGAAGCAATTTGGGGCTATCAACAAATAGCCGGCTACCAAATATCTGAAACAGAGACTGGCTCTGGTATTTATAATCCAAATGCGACTGTGACCCCAGGACACATATATAAGCCAGCAAATGCTGAACGTGATGATGAAGGTCCTTACGATGTTTATAGAAATGCGGTGTCATTTGATAATCAAGAAGCATGGTCAGCTACCCTTACCCTTGATTGGGCTATGGAGTGGGTCAACGCTAAGTGGACTACTAACTACTCAGAGTTATCTGGCGAGCAATTTTACGACAACGATTACAGCGACGGCGGTGTAGATTTTGTGGGTGGCTTTGGTCGTCAAGACGATCAAAAAGCGTTTTCTACTGAACTACAGTTATCGTCAGTTGAAAGTGATAGCCCCTTTTCATGGATAGCTGGCGTTTATTTGTTTTCACAAGAAGCGGATTGGGAATGGTTGTGGCCTGAAGATACAACTGGCAATGGTGAACCTGATTCAATCACTGTTCCATCATGGGGTAACCCGAACCACGATCCCCATGAAGTAGATTCTATCGCTGTATTTGGGCAAGCGCGTTATCAAATTAACGATAGCAACCGTCTACTAGTTGGGCTTCGTTACAATAAAGACGAAAAAACCTTTACCGGTGATTCAATCCCAGATTGGGATGATTCTGCCGTATTGTGGAAATTGGCTTACGAGCTTGATGTTGCAAAAGACGTAATGGTTTATGCCAGCGCAGCGACGGGCTATCGTACAGGTGGGGCGAACGATGCGCGCGTAGTCGCACGTGGAGCAAACGCCTTGTATGATAACGAAGAAGTTATTTCTTATGAAATCGGTTTAAAAAGCTTTTTGTTTGACAACACAGTGCGCTTTAACGTGTCGGCGTTTGCTAACCAGTACGATGATGTAAAAGCACAGCTTTTTGCCGTGTCATGTAACGACACCACCACTGACCTGACGGTTGGTCAGTGTGTCGCTACAGGGGTCAGTACAACGTTTGAGTATTATGAAAACGGTGGTCAGGTTGACACCTATGGCTTAGAAGCTGATTTGGAGTGGCGTCCACTTAGCGAGCTCACCCTTAATGCAACATTATCCTTACTTGACGCCGAATTTGCAGATGATTTCGCAGTCGGTAATTCACAGCTTCAACCATTACTGGGCTTAGGTAACATTGGTGGTCGTCAAGATATCAATGACCCGAATAGTCAGTTTAGCTTTGCAGGCTACTCCCCTGCCATGTCGCCAGATTATACCTTGGGTTTGAGCGCACGCTATGAATATGCATTACCCAATGGTGGCTACCTTACGCCTTACCTACACGTAAACTTTGTTGACGACCATTACGCGTTCGACATTAATATTCCAGAGACAAAAGTGGATGCCCACGCCATGGTGACGGCCCGCGTCTCGTGGGAAGTAAACGAAAACTTGAACATTGACGTCTTTGCTAACAATTTAACTGACGAAGAGGTACTTACTCGCGCGGTCGTTCAGTCGCAAGTTTTGAACGGATTGCCAATCAACTCTATTCAAGCAAACTGGAACAACCCGCGTACATACGGCGTTAGCTTGCAATACAAGTTTGAATAATGTGAAGCGCACATGCGCTTAATTAAACCACTGTTGAAACTGGGTAATCACAAGAGTGCATTACCCAGTTTTCTTTCGTGGACATATACATTTACCTGCCAAGTCGAGACACTGCTGTAGCATGACTCGAGTTAGGTGACCACTTAATACATTTATCACTCTATGGGAGATATGAGATGAAAGGTTCTCGTCCAGAACAAGGTATTTTAACAAAAGACAATGACTTATCAAAAACGCAAGAAACCATAGATACCATTGATTCAATGGTGGATGGGTTAAATGATCATGATATTGACAATATGGGCCGCTTTTTTAGTGAAAGTTTTCGCTGGATGGGTAATGCGGGGTGTGGATTTAAGCAAGGATTAAAAGAATTTCAAGACAATTGGCAACGTCCTTTTCAAGCCGCATTTTCTGACAAAGTGTGTATTGATGAAGCCCGAGTAACCCAAGGAGAATGGTGTGCCGCCTTTGGCCGCCAAGAAGCCGTGCATTCTGGCACATTCATGGGGATTGCGCCTACCGGAAAGCGGGTCGAGATCCGCTACATGGATTTTTGGAAAGTAGTTGACGGTAAAATAGTCGATAACTGGGTAAACGTTGATTTTCCTTATATTATGCAGCAGCTAGGTGTTGACCCATTCAATGGCCATGGTTGGGAAAATCGTGACTCTGGGAAAATGCCGGTGCAAAACGGCGAATAAACGCTACAGCTAGCAATACCGGTTAAACTCCAAAGCCCGCTAAAGTAAAGTGCTTTTAGCGGGTTAGCGTATATCTTCTTTGTGGTTAAGCACATTATGCTCAATCAGTTATCTCTGGGGATAGAGTAACTTTTTAGAGCATCTTGCCCTACCCTTCTTTCAAAGCATGTTCTAACGAATACCGACCAATCATATACCTAGTGATTGATCTGCAGCAAGTTGGCAATTTGATATTAATACCAATTCCTTAAATTGCTCCTTTTGAAAAGCATGCTCAAGGAAACTACACTGCGATAGCCGTTCGCTCCCTAGGTTGTTGCTCAGGCGACTGTATTTTATCCATTGAAAAAATGTGCTTAGTACACATTATTTTTCGATAAACGCCTGTTCGATAACATAATGCCCTTGTGAGCGTGAGTTGGCTTTCATAAAGCCTTTAGCATCTAAGATACCAGCTAAATCTTTCAACATAGCATCATTACCACATAGCATGAAACGGTCATTTTCTGGGTCGATATCCGCTAAATGCAGATCGTTTGTCAGTTTATTCGACAACAGTAAATCTGTGATACGCCCTTCATGGTGGCATAAGCCATTGTCAGTCTTTAAGCTGTTATATTCATATGGCTCCCGAGTCACGGTAGGGTAATAAAGTAGTTTGTCTTGCACAAGATCACCAAAAAACGGATTGTTCGGCAATGACACTTCGATTTCTTGTTGATACGCTAACTCTGACGCCCAACGCACGCCATGAACCAGAACGATCTTGTCGTATTGCTCATAAATATTGGGGTCTTGAATAATGCTCATAAACGGTGCTAAGCCCGTACCTGTGCTCAATAAATACAGGTTTTTACCTGGCTGTAAGTAACCAGGTACCAAGGTCCCCGTTGCGCGAGTAGTGAGCATCACTTCATCACCCGCCTGAATTTTCTGCAACTGTGACGTAAGCGCACCATCGGGTACTTTGATGCTAAAAAACTCAAGCTCATCAGCGTAGTTTGCGCTGGCGATACTGTATGCACGCATCAGTGGTTTACCGGCAAGCTCAAGACCAATCATCACGAATTGACCACTTTCGAAGGTGAAAGATTTTTGTCGAGTCGTTTTAAAACTAAACAATGTTTCATTCCAGTGGTGAACAAAAGTCACACACTCTTTAATCACATTACGCATTTCGCTAAATTCCTCCCTCAAATTTCGCTGTTATTGTCTCACAAATACCACAATAGTAATAATTCTTATTTGCATTTAATTGTAACGACAAATGTAAACCTTGCCATTTTCATGCACTGCTTTGCACCTTTTTCGAGCGGTCGCTCTACGAAAGATAAAAACAGATACCCCAAAGAAGAATAATCAATCAAGACACGCTGCCTATGCGATAAAATAATGCTTTGAAGCCTTAGGCAGCTGTTAAGCATGGTTGGTGGTCCGAGGCTTATCACGCATTGTTCCCGTAAGTCAAATGCGTGGTATGCACGTAAACACTGGCTTTAGCAGTGCCGCTTGGCGATGAAACAACACCGTGGCGCAATCTTTGCTGGTAATTTAGCTATATTGCATCGCTAACGGCCATGAATAGCAATGTAGAGAAATGGTCTTTAACCTATTGTTCACTATTAGCCAGCCACGTTAGATGATATAAGCATTCACAACTTGGCATTACTCATTTTCTGCGTGGGTATCATATTTGTGTATCACAAATTAGATACGCTGCGCATAGACGGAAGCAGATTGATTCGCTTCCTATGAATTACTTAGGATCTTGTATGCAAAATTTAGAACTAAACACCAAACTAGACGTTTACTATCAGCAAGTTAAATCGGTCATACTTGATAAACAACACCCTGTCAGCGGCCTACTGCCCGCCAGTACCGCCATTACCATTCATGGGAATTATCAAGATGCGTGGGTAAGAGATAACGTATACAGTATTTTAGCCGTGTGGGGCTTAGCCCTAGCCTATCGCAACGTCGATAACGACAACGGCCGTGGGTATGAATTGCAGCAACGTACCGTAAAATTGATGCGCGCCCTGCTTCGCTCCATGATGGCGCAATCAAACAAAGTTGAAGCCTTTAAAAAATCGCGTCACCCTATTGATTCTTTGCATGCCAAATATGATACCGCCACGGGTGACAGTGTGGTTGGCGATGCCGAATGGGGCCACTTACAAATTGATGCAACATCGGTTTTTTTATTGACGCTAACCCAAATGATAGCCTCTGGCTTAGATGTAATTTGGTCAGACGAAGAAGTCTGTTTTATTCAGAATTTGGTTTACTACATTGAGCGCGCTTATCGCACGCCAGATTTCGGCATTTGGGAGCGTGGTGCAAAAAGTAACAGTGGCAGTGTGGAATTAAACGCCAGCTCGTTGGGCATGGCGAAAGCGGCTCTTGAAGCCCTCTCTGGATTTAATTTATACGGTGCAAAAGGTTCACTTAGCTCGGTGATTCACGTTATCCCCGACAACATCGCGCAATCCAACATAACCTTACGTGCCATGCTGCCTAGAGAGTCGAACACTAAAGAAATCGACGCCGCATTGCTTAGCGTAATTGGCTTTCCCGCATTTGCCGTGCAAGACAAAACATTATCAGACAAGGTCAGAAATGACATTGTAAATAAGCTAGAAGGACGTTTCGGCTTAAAACGCTTTTTACGTGACGGCCATCAAACCGTGCTTGAAGATGAAGGCCGACTGCACTACGAAGACAAAGAATTAAAACAGTTTGAGAACATAGAATCAGAGTGGCCGCTATTTTATGCCTACTTATACTTAGACGCCATTTTCACAGACAACAAGCCTAAGATTGCCCATTATCGAGCACGACTAGATAAGGTATTGGTTGAGCAAAATGGCTTTAAACTGTTACCCGAACTGTACTATGTGCCTCAAGAGTCTATTGATGCAGAACGCGCAGAGCCGCAATCACAAAATCGCCTACCAAATGAAAATGTGCCTTTGGTCTGGGCACAAAGTCTATTTCTGCTGGGCTCTATGTTAGAAGATGGCTTACTGCGCCCCGGTGATTTAGACCCCTTAGGACGCCGTCACGTTAAACCGAAGAAACAACCGGTAGTGCAATTGATTTTCTTATCTGAAGATGAAATGTTGCAACAAGAACTTGCAATACATGGAGTGGCAACAGAAACCTTAAACGATATTGCGCCAGTAAAAGTCTACCGCCCAGAAGATATAGCAGCGGTGCATGGTCAAGTAGGCCGTTGTGATAGTTTAGGTCTAACAGGGCGCATACCCCGTATGCTGAAAAGCCTGACTACCAGCCGCTTCTACATGTTTAACAAGCAACGTGCGGTATGTTTAACTCCCTCATTTATGCAGCATGAATACTTTTTAAGTTACGACATCGACTTTCTCGTGCGCCGCTTTACCAGTGAATTAAGTTACTTACACCGCAATTGGACCGAAGTGGGACGCCCAACGATGACTGTATTACTCACCCATAATTTATTGGGTGGTGACCGCAGCTCGTTTTTCGAACTAATGGCGCAAATTGCCACAGGTGAAGTCGATGGTATACCGGTTAAACACGGCACGATGGCGCAATTAGCGCCCACTTCTACCGTGGAGCGAGTCGAGCAACTGAATGATTTAATTTTACCCAAAGAGCCCCTAAGCGATTTATTTTCGCATTCTTGTGCCTTGTCACTTGCGGGCCATCATGTGGCCCTGTCATCCGATCAAGAGCGAGAAATAGATGTGCTAAGTGACGTTGACACGTTACATGCCCGCTTAGAGCAGTCTGACAACTTGTACCAGCAAATCGCTTTGTTAAATGCCCTAAGTAAGTTGCAAAGCTTAGATACAGAAATAACCTATCAGGCACGGCAACACACGATTAGGTCATTGATTGAAGAGGTTTACCTGCAAGCAGGACGATTACGCTTATGGTCAGTGCTTCGTCACGCGTCAGGGTTACTTGAAAAAGTCGATGGCGACCTAGGATTGTCGGTCAGTGCGTTATTGGTTGCACAAAAGTTCATTCAAGTTGGCCGCGCTTACAGCGATGACTCACTGATCTCCAAACCTCTGCAGGATGATGAATTACTGGCGAAAATCAAACAATACTGCCGAGAAGATGTACGTGATCAGGTACTGACACAAGAGGTATTACTCAGCTTAGGAATGCTCGTTAAATCACGGCCTAAGCTGTTTAGTGAGTTACTAACCGTAAGAGTAAGTTACCTAATTGTGCTGCTTACCAGCCAAATATCCCGCGAGCACAACAAAACCCCTGATGAAGCGTACGAGCACATCATGAACTTAGCGCCCTCACAGATTCAAGATCAAATTGAAGCGGTGCTTGAGGAATACCAAAACCTAACGGATTTACCTATCAAGCTCGAAGAGCTACACGCTGAGTGTCATTCCGGGAAATTAGACTGGGATCAAGACCTAGGATTAGAAGAATTATCTGAGCCCAGTGAAGGTTGGTACGTATGGCGTCAACACCAAGGTGTAATAGACAGACGTCCTGCAGGCTTCATTCCCCAAGTGTGGAGTATATTCAAGCATACAACTGGCCTAGTTATCGGTAACAAGATGGACAAACGCAATCGCGTTGCCAGTGACATGGTGCTTAGTGATATGACTCAGGGCGAAGCGGCTTTTGCACTACTCATTGAACAAATGTTGAATAACATTCAAGCGCCTGAGTATCGCCAACTCACGGTTGAGACCTTAAGCGCTTTAGGTAGTTTTTTCGAGCAAAACCCCAGCTTGCAAATCGAAGAGGCCTTGACCATAGACGTTACAATTGGTCACGCTGTGCACCTTGCCTATAGTGATCTGCACCCTGAACGCATGGACAATTACACCGAGTTTAAAGGCCAAGCATGGGATAGCTTTTATCATCGTTCGCCAATGGAAACGACCTTCTTTATCGTCTCTGCCCTTCGCAAGTTATTAACCGTTCGCTTGGCGAAAGACAACATCAACCCAGAATTGTTAACAGAGTCACACGCACCAGAGAGCAGCCCTGAGCAAGTGATTAAATAGCCCTGAGCAAGTGATTAAGTAGCCATAAACTTGTTCGATTAGTTTAATTACATTCGGGCAATTCCGTTTACGACAATGACCCCGCTCAGTGAGCACATTTGGCACAAGGTTAACCAAACCTTGTGCCTTTTTACCTTGTTCCTTTGTAAATTGAGCCAAGAATTTGCTCTTAGTAATAACCCTCAATTTCACTTCAATTGAGCTTTTCATTATTTTTTAATTGAAAAGGTTTAACCCTAGTAGAGATATTGCCTCCTACCACTACCCGCGAATCGCTCAAGGGGAAACAGAAACTAACAATTTTCGTCAGGCTTTTTGCTTAGCAACCGAAGTAAAATATCAGTAGACTTGTTTAACGCCTTAAGACATGAGTTACATGGATGCAGTTTTATGCCTGATTTCGCCATTTTAGCGGTATTTATTCCGACCTTTTTCCTTGTTTCCATCACCCCTGGTATGTGCATGACGTTAGCCATGACCCTTGGCATGAGCTTAGGCGTGCGTCGAACCTTGTGGATGATGGCCGGTGAAGTTATCGGTGTAGCGCTGGTTGCCATAGCCGCTGTGGTGGGGGTTGCCAGTGTTATGCTCAACTATCCTAGCGTATTCCAAGTGTTTAAGTGGGTCGGTGGTGCTTATTTAGCGTATTTAGGCATAAAAATGTTTCTCGCCCACGAACAGGTTACAACAGGCGAAAATATCAGTGCCACCTCCCGAGGCAAGCTCGCCTCACAGGGCTTTATTACTGCTATTGCCAACCCAAAAGGTTGGGCCTTTATGATTAGCCTGCTGCCACCCTTTATCAGCGTGACCAAGTCTCTGTCTGGTCAACTGAGTGTGCTAGTTGGCTTGATTATGCTCAGCGAATTCCTGTGTATGTTGATCTATGCCATTGGGGGCAAAAGCTTGCGACTATTTTTAAATCGCGGCAATAACATACGCTGGATGAACCGCATCGCAGGTATTTTATTGGTTGGCGTTGGCGGGTGGTTAGCGTTTATTCCTACTTAGTGCCTAAAGCTCAAGAGGTTTAAAAGAATAGGTATTGTACGTTGATTGTACCCGTAATGATCTTTTAGCAAACACGAATGTAGCTTATTTGAGTTTAGCTGATGTTAGGCACCGATATCTGCCCAATTGAGTACCCGTAAATCTCTATTTCCTCTGTTCCACATGCGCCCATGCCGAGGGTGTGTTCCGGAAGAAAGAGCACCAACATGGTGGGCTTTATGACCATATGACTCTAATAGCATCTTAACCTCTCGGATCCTACGCTGATAATAATCGTCTGAGATTGGAATATCACGTCCCCAGCCAAGAACGACAACACTACCTCTGCGATTAAGTTGTTCTCTGAGTACAGAATCATTTCTAAGGCCAACAATTTCTTTATAAGACTTTGCTTTAAGCACTGAAGTTTGAGGTGAAATTATTGCAAATAGGTTCAGGTAAACGACTTCCCCGAAGCCATTTTCATCAGCCCAATACGCAACCTTCCCTACAGTCGGATCAGAAACATTACTTCTTGCGATACTCGGATTACATTGAATTACCAGCAAAACTTTACTTGAATCATTATCGATCGATACTTTTAGCATATAGCGATAAGACTGTTCAATATCGCACTCACCAAGTTGATATCCCACTGCATTCTCCTTTCGTGTATTACGTATCGCCAAGGAGCAAATACGACCATTGTTGAGCTATGTCCAAGTATAAATTTATAATTCTATTGGTAACTATTACCATTATGCTTTAGCCGGCCATCTACATAGTGACAATTTGGCTCGCTGTGGGTCCAATGAAATAAAAGGAATACAACTAATATTAATGTAAATAGTTTACCCATGCGCCAATCCTTCCCAAGCTTTTTAACGCCCACACATCTTACAAAACACGCAGGTTAAAATAGGAGCGAAGCGACTAAGCCTAGAAGTTTATTGTCCTAGCGAACGAAGCGAGAGACTTGAGTGATGTGTGCGTCCGTGCTGCTAAGTCCGCGTCTAACATTACTATTGCACTTTTTCTTTGCGCGCAATTGGAATAAGACCTTTTTAAATTCTATCAATATCTGTAATCGTTTCATCATTAGCCAAGAGCTTGTTATTTTTATGCTTTAATCCGTATTTTCCTACATCTATTTTGGCATTTTCAAGATACCTATTATAGGTTGCTGCCATCAGCCATGCGCCATTCTCGTGCCCTAATTCAAACGCTCTTTTTGCTAAAAAATGTGCAAGTAGGTGGTTTTCGTTTCCCATACTTTTCAAATGTTCACCCACGTATTCAACATTAGTGTGTTGCAGAATGATAGCAGCATAAAAATAGTCCTCAGCCGTCACGAGGCCTCCATTTGAAATGGCTTCGAAAACAAATATTCTTCTTCCAATTTCATCTTTGAATTTTGGATATATTTTATTTTTCATGTTTTCTTGCGAACGTAATTCTTGGTCAGCAAGAAAATAACTCTTTAGCTCCTCGTTTGACTGAGCAGCTACAACGCTCGATAATAAGAAAGCAAACGTGGTCGACATAAGTAATTTGATAGTTGATTCTCCTCGGCTATAACACCCAATTAAGCAATGTTGCCCCCTCATGGCAATGTTCGCTTTAATATTTGTTATATTTCAACTGCCTGCTCTTTGATCATTGCTTTAAGTACCGTTTTTGCCCAATGCAGAACGTTATCTGACTCATAAACAGCGTTTTTAGCGTCAAAGGTAATCAATATTGGATATCCGCCTGAGGGACAGTATAGTTGCGGATCAAAGCCAGCCCAGAGAAGACCTAAGCTTGGTATCGTGATATTACTATCTCCGGTGCCCCAATAGCTGACTCTATTATTGAAACCTTGGTTAAATACAATGTTACCCATTGTTTTAGCGTCATCTTCAGTATCAAAACACACTGGCTCATAGTTTATGGTCGATGTGCTAGAACACGAAATTAAGCTAAAACAAAAAAACAAAATTATATAAAGTCGCACTTAATCCTCCCTGAAACATAACAATATTAATATCCCAAAAATTTCCGTGTTTTATACCCTGAGGCGATAACGGCGTTTTTTCCACTCTACACCTGTATTTTTTAGCATAAGCGGTAACTTATTTAACAGGTTAATTTTTTTCGAATTTATGGCTTTTACTTGCCAGAGACGGAAAATTCCAAGAGCTTGTGGTTTAGCGGAAACAAACTTTACGTTGTGTGTATAACCAGATGTGGGAAAAGCGCAATGGTGAAGTTGAGGTTTAAAAAAACTTTAGGATGTCTTTTCAAATTCCTATGTTTAGTCCCCAAAAAAGTGTTTAGAGTAAATTATATTTTCTTCTACTTTAAGTTGGAATTTGGTGGTGAAGCGGCCATATGAAACGTCGAGTGATTTACCAACAACATAATGATGTTTTTGATATCTTTCGAACCTCATCCCCTAGCAGCACCTAACGTCTAAATAATGTGAACTAGTTTGGCAACTATACAGCATTGTTTGCGACTAAAAATGACAAGCTAAAGTGAGTCACGTTTAACTCGCTTGTATGCTTTGGTATCTATCCCTAACTCTCTACATGAGTGCAGCACACTCAAAAATGAAATTGCGACTAAGTCCACACCAATGCCAAATTGACCTAAGTTCTCACCAGTATAAAACCTAAAGTCAGTGCTTAATATATTAGCCCTAAAAAATAACTCACCTTCTATTCCAACCAAAAAGCTACCTAAGCCCGTATAAGTAAAAAACACAGTCCCTGTATTTATAGTTAAAATTTGAAGAATTTGATTAAGGTAGGACAGCTCATACCCAAAGGACGACCTAGTTAACAATCTATAACCGGCGACCCCATTAAAAACAGCGATAATTCCAAAGACAGTTAAGTCTATCAATTCTTTTGAACTTAGTAGCGCATGGATGAAGGTAATAGAAAAACCAACACTCGTTGCTATTTGCAACCAACTTAATAACTTTAGTCTGTTTTCTATAGAAACCGTAAACTCTTCTTCGGCTTGTTTCTGAGTAGTCTCTAGTTCAGATTTTCTGCAGTTAACTTCCGACATCAAGTTTTTATAATTTTCTGGATGTGCGTCTCTATCTATCTTATTTAGAGAATCCATTAATTCATTTATTGAATATTTTGAGTAATCCATATATCTCCAAGAAAGCTATCGCCCAGCATAAATAATGGAGCAAGTTGAGCGTGTTTTTTTACGCCGTTTGTTTTGCAAAAAAAAGCGGCCTGCTTGCGGGTTCAGGTTTGATGAGTTGTTATATTGCTTTGTGCCAAGCCCTCAATCCCTTTAATTCGTTGAGGGCGCTTTGTTTGTCAACTAAATACCAACCATAGGTATCATCTAATAGCATATTGTATTGGGTTTTAATTTCCTTATCAGAGGATGATTTGTGTTTCACGTTTTGGTATTTAAAGAAATATTCCTTACCCGCTTCAAAGCCAAAATCGAAATCAAGATTAGCTATTTTTATTGGTGAATTCGGTGTGAAAGATATTTCTTTCGTACCAGTAGTAATGCTAATTCTGGTGTAGCCTGGATACCCAATGCAACCTTTGTATTTACCCTCTACTCCAACTAGTAGGCAAGAATTTACCCCAGGCATATCGAACTGATAAAAGTAAGCAGATGCGTGATTTGATTCTAAATTATTTTCATAGCTAAATGTAGAACCTTGGGGGACTACCTCAGTGCTCATGCATCCTTGTAATGCCAGTAGAGTTAAAGCTATTAAAAATTTCACAGTTTGAATTTCCTCGTTGCAACGTAACTCATAATATCGAAAATACCGCATATGTCACTTCTCGATTTGATGTTTATTCCGGTCATTTACAGTACTTACCTTATGGTTTTACTGAATATTTCATACCATCACCCGCTCTACTAAGCACAAAGCAGCATTATTCAATACGCCTCACTATGCCTGCTCTTTACACCTACTCCTCTATACTGACCATTAAGTACTAGAGTCTTGGGGAATCAGGGAGTTTTTTATTGGTTTAAATGAGAAGTTATGATGCACAAAGCCTATGCCAAAGTTGGCACATGACACTGATTTGCGCGGCATATTTAATGGGGTTCTATATCCCAAAATGTAAGGTCGAGGCGCAGCTAGTGTAAATGGCTTATTTTTCCACTAACCCGTGGTCGACGGCGTAACAAATCAGTTCAGCTAAAGATTCTATATTAAGCTTACTTTTCATATTACGCCTGTGCGCTTCAACTGTGCGAAAACTGATATTTAAAATGCGGGCGATTTCTTTACTGGATTTCCCTTGCGCCACATGAGTAAGGATCAGTTGCTCTCGCGTAGTGAGCTTTTGGCTGGTATCTCGTGCAGGTTTATCAATCAGCATTTTGGCAATTGAGCTACTGAAATGAGTTTGCCCTTTCGCTACCGCTTTAACTGCGTAATACACCTCTTCTGACGTGGTGTCTTTAAGAATATAACCAGATGCCCCCGCTTGTATCGAACTGGTTACGAACTCTGGGCTGTCATGCATGCTGAAAATCAGTACTTTGGTGTCTTGTAGGCTATCTGTAATAATTTCGGTGGCATCAATACCGTTCATTGAGGGCATACTGATGTCCATTAAAATCACGTCGGGCTTTAGCGCTAACGCTTTTTCTAGGGCGTCTTTACCGTCGTGGGTCAT from the Paraglaciecola mesophila genome contains:
- a CDS encoding DUF1643 domain-containing protein, with amino-acid sequence MGYQLGECDIEQSYRYMLKVSIDNDSSKVLLVIQCNPSIARSNVSDPTVGKVAYWADENGFGEVVYLNLFAIISPQTSVLKAKSYKEIVGLRNDSVLREQLNRRGSVVVLGWGRDIPISDDYYQRRIREVKMLLESYGHKAHHVGALSSGTHPRHGRMWNRGNRDLRVLNWADIGA
- a CDS encoding response regulator yields the protein MSQTQTEQPTRLLLVDDHPMVQGGLSACLSFYDDIEIVGMTHDGKDALEKALALKPDVILMDISMPSMNGIDATEIITDSLQDTKVLIFSMHDSPEFVTSSIQAGASGYILKDTTSEEVYYAVKAVAKGQTHFSSSIAKMLIDKPARDTSQKLTTREQLILTHVAQGKSSKEIARILNISFRTVEAHRRNMKSKLNIESLAELICYAVDHGLVEK